From Pseudoalteromonas sp. R3, one genomic window encodes:
- a CDS encoding sensor domain-containing diguanylate cyclase: MNRLTQSTQKLRRISSQEVDVSGEHQSFLRDIIFEAKSLLQVDRVSVWLFDDMHQPTKLLNYANTDWQAVPQQLPVLTIEDFPTYFATIISGQSIAAEDACTDPRTCEFTDIYLKPHNIATMLDTAIFKNGIALGVVCCEGLADVRQWQEWEVTITEMVADCCSRRLLVHELYRMQQKLTKMAFQDMLTGLNNRRFLMEHAKREMSRHQRTERPMSLIMMDLDRFKRINDDFGHDAGDKVLQKFAQCCLDVVRVEDCFCRLGGEEFVVLLPETSVSDAHMVANRLCTAVRDMEVRQENMLIHVTASFGVAEVNPSMPFSHALKMADQAVYRAKANGRDQIQLAY; this comes from the coding sequence TTGAACCGATTAACTCAGAGCACGCAAAAACTGCGGCGGATCAGCTCGCAAGAGGTCGATGTTTCCGGCGAACATCAGAGCTTCTTGCGAGATATCATTTTTGAGGCAAAATCCTTGCTTCAGGTCGATCGTGTGTCGGTGTGGCTGTTTGACGACATGCATCAGCCGACCAAGTTACTTAACTACGCCAATACTGACTGGCAGGCGGTGCCGCAGCAGTTGCCAGTGTTGACGATTGAAGATTTCCCTACTTACTTTGCAACCATTATCAGCGGCCAGTCCATTGCTGCGGAGGATGCCTGCACAGATCCTCGTACCTGCGAATTTACCGATATCTACCTTAAGCCTCACAACATTGCGACTATGCTGGATACGGCCATTTTTAAAAATGGCATTGCACTGGGAGTGGTGTGCTGTGAAGGGCTTGCTGATGTTCGCCAGTGGCAGGAGTGGGAAGTGACAATCACGGAAATGGTTGCTGATTGCTGTAGCCGTCGTTTGTTAGTACATGAGTTATATCGGATGCAGCAAAAGCTCACCAAAATGGCGTTTCAGGACATGCTGACGGGCCTGAACAACCGCCGTTTCCTGATGGAGCATGCTAAGCGTGAGATGAGCCGTCATCAGCGCACGGAGCGGCCGATGAGCTTGATCATGATGGACCTGGACAGATTTAAACGCATCAACGACGACTTTGGCCATGATGCCGGTGATAAAGTGCTGCAGAAGTTTGCCCAGTGTTGCCTGGACGTGGTGCGCGTGGAAGACTGTTTTTGTCGCTTAGGGGGCGAAGAGTTTGTGGTCCTGCTACCAGAAACCTCGGTCAGCGATGCACATATGGTGGCCAACCGGTTATGCACAGCCGTGCGGGATATGGAGGTGCGCCAGGAAAACATGCTGATCCACGTTACGGCCAGCTTTGGGGTCGCTGAGGTGAATCCCAGTATGCCATTTAGTCATGCCCTAAAAATGGCTGATCAGGCTGTATATCGCGCTAAGGCTAATGGCCGTGATCAGATCCAGCTCGCCTATTAA